A region of Rattus rattus isolate New Zealand chromosome 7, Rrattus_CSIRO_v1, whole genome shotgun sequence DNA encodes the following proteins:
- the LOC116906163 gene encoding 26S proteasome complex subunit SEM1-like, with the protein MSSNRCFQLCGRSLNVAGAWRCAVSEKKQPVDLGLLEKDDEFEEFPAEDWAGLDEDEDAHVWEDNWDDDNVEDDFSNQLRAELEKHGYKMETS; encoded by the exons atgtcATCTAACAGAT GCTTCCAACTTTGTGGTCGATCTCTGAACGTTGCTGGGGCTTGGCGCTGCGCTGTGTCCGAGAAGAAGCAGCCTGTCGACTTGGGTCTCCTGGAAAAGGACGACGAGTTCGAGGAGTTTCCCGCGGAAGACTGGGCCGGCttagatgaagatgaagatgccCATGTCTGGGAGGATAATTGGGATGATGACAATGTAGAAGACGACTTCTCCAATCAGTTACGCGCTGAGCTGGAGAAGCATGGTTACAAGATGGAGACTTCATAG